In Streptomyces rapamycinicus NRRL 5491, the genomic stretch CGGTCCAGGCGGGGCTTCTGGAGAAGCCCGATCTCAAGGGGATCTACGACCTGGGCCCGCTGAACAAGGTCCTCAAGGCCGAGGGCAAGCCGGCGGTCTCCGCCGCGGGCCTCGGCAGCCAGTAGCCGCCCGTCCGTCCCGTACGCACCGTACGCATGTACACGCATGTACGCATCCATCAGGAGGTGACCGGATGTCCCCGGCGCTGACCACCGAGAAGGACGACCGGGCGAGCACCGCGACGGCGGGCTCCCCCGGCCCCGCCGACGCCACCGGATCCGTCTCGATCGCCCATGTCCACAAGGCCTTCGGCCGTCCCGGGGCGGCCCAGCCCGTGCTCGAGGACATCAACCTCCAGGTGCGGCCCGGCGAGTTCGTCTGCATCCTGGGGGCCTCCGGCTGCGGTAAGTCCACGCTGCTCAATCTGATCGCCGACCTGGACAAGCCGACCTCGGGTGCCATCGAGGTCCCCGGCGGCCGGCCGGCCCTGATGTTCCAGGAGCACGCCCTGTTCCCGTGGCTGACCGCGGGGAAGAACATCGAGCTGGCGCTGCGGCTGCGCGGTGTGCCGCGCGCCGACCGCAGGCCGCGGGCCGAGCGGCTGCTGGAACTGGTGCGGCTCAGCGGCGCCTACGGCAAGCGGGTGCACGAGCTCTCCGGCGGGATGCGGCAGCGCGTGGCGCTGGCCCGCGCGCTGGCGCAGGACTCCAGCGTGCTGCTGATGGACGAGCCGTTCGCCGCGCTCGACGCCATCACCCGCGATGTGCTGCACGAGGAGCTGACCCGGATCTGGAGCGAGACCGGCGTCTCGGTGCTGTTCGTGACCCACAACGTCCGCGAGGCCGTCCGGCTGGCCGAGCGCGTGGTGCTGCTGTCCTCCCGGCCGGGGCGGGTCGTCCGCGAGTGGACGGTGGACATTCCGCAGCCGCGCCGCATCGAGGACGCGGCCGTCGCCGACCTGTCCGTTGAGATCACCGAAGAACTGCGTGGGGAGATCCGCCGCCATGGCCAGCAGTAAGACCACCCGCGGCACCGCGGCCGAGGAAGCCGACGGCGGGAAGCAGCCCGTCGAGAAGTCCACGGCCAAGTCGGGTCCGGGGCAGGACCTGGCGGGCCTGGAGGCCGGTCTGGACGCCCTGGACGCGGTGCAGACCAAGCGGGTCTCACCGGCCGAGGTGCTGGTCCAGAAGGTGCTGCCGCCCATCGTGGCCGTCGCCTTCGTACTGGCCCTGTGGAAGGTGCTCGTCGTCGCGAAGGTCACCCCCGACTACAAGCTCCCCGACCCGGGGCTGGTCTGGGACTCGCTGCGCCAGCTGTGGCTCCAGGGCGAACTGCTCGACATCATCTGGACCAGCGTCTCGCGCGGTCTGTTCGGCTTCCTCATCGCGCTGGCGATCGCGACCCCGCTGGGTCTGGTCGTCGCCCGGGTGAAGTTCATCCGGGCCGGTCTCGGCCCGATCCTGTCCGGGCTGCAATCGCTGCCGTCGGTCGCCTGGGTGCCGCCCGCGGTGATCTGGCTGGGCCTGAACGACCAGATGATGTACACCGTCATCCTGCTGGGCGCGGTCCCCTCCATCGCCAACGGGCTGGTGGCCGGGATCGACCAGGTGCCCCCGCTGTTCCTCCGCGCCGGACGCACCCTCGGCGCCCGCGGCCTGGTCAGCGCCCGGCACATCCTGCTGCCCGCCGCGCTGCCCGGTTACGTCGCCGGGCTCAAGCAGGGCTGGGCCTTCTCCTGGCGCTCGCTGATGGCCGCGGAGATCATCGCCAAGTCCCCGGACCTGGGCCTGGGGCTTGGCCAGTACCTGGAGAACCAGCGCAACAACTCCGATATGGCCGGGGTGCTCCTCGGCATCCTCCTGATCCTCGTCGTCGGCATCGCCATCGAACTGCTGATCTTCGCCCCGATCGAGCGCCGGGTGCTGCGCAGCCGCGGCCTGCTGGCGAGCACCCACTGAACGAAGAGCGCTGAACGAAGAGCGCTGAACGAAGACCACTGAGCGGAAAGCCACCGAACGGAAGGCCACGGAAAGCCATCACCATGTCTGCCCCGACCCTGCTGATCATCGCCCACGGCAGCCGCGACCCCCGCCATGCGGCGACCGTCGACGCGCTGCGCGCGCGGGTGCGGTCGCTGCGGCCGGGGCTGCGGGTGGAGGCGGCGTTCCTGGAGTTCAACGCGCCGCGCGTACCGCAGGTGCTGGCCCGGCTCGCCGCGGCGGACGCCACCGAGGTGATCGCCCTCCCGCTGCTGCTGACCCGCGCCTTCCACGCGAAGACCGACATCCCGGCGGTGCTGCGCGAGGCCACGGCCCGCCACCCCCGCCTCGCCGTCCGCCAGGCCGATGTCCTGGGCCCGTCCCCGCTGCTCGTGGACGCCCTGGAACGCCGCCTGTACGAGGCGGGGCTGCGCCCCGCCCACCGCTCCTCGACCGGGGTCGTCCTGGCCTCGGCGGGGTCCACCGACCCGGAGGCGATCGCGGTGATCGCTGAAATCGCGCGGGAGTGGCGGCACACCGGATGGTGCGCCGTGCGACCCGCGTTCGCCTCCGCCTCTCTTCCCCGTACCGAGGACGCCGTCCGCGCCCTGCGCGCGGAGGGCGTCCCCCGGGTGGCCGTGGCCCCCTACGTCATCGCCCCCGGCCGCCTCCCCGACCGCATCGCCCACGGTGCCGAAACCGCGGGCGCCGACCTCCTGGCCCCCGTCCTGGGCCCCGCCCCGGAACTGGCCCGCCTCCTGCTGACCCGCTACGACGAGGCCCGCACGGCGCCCCCGGCCCTGCTGACGGCCTGACACGGACGACTCACCGCCGGGACGAACGCGCGCATCGCCGACGATGAGCACACGCCGGATCCGCGCGACCGCTCAGCTTCCCAGCGCGGAGGACTCCTCCTCGCGGGCCTTCGTGTAGCGGTTTTCCGGTACCGGGAGGCCCAGGTTGCCGCGGAGGGTGGAGGCCTCGTACTCGGTGCGGACGATGCCGCGTTCCTGGAGGATCGGAACGACCTCCTCGCGGAAGCGCCGCCACTGGTCGGGGTGGCCGATGGGGTAGTTGAAGCCATCGAGGGCGCGGCCCTCGAACCACTCCTGAAGCCGGTTGGCCACCGTTTCCGGCGATCCCGCGAACGGGGTCGGGCGCGGGCTCGAGATGAACTCCACGGTCTGGCGGAGCGTCCAGCCCTTTTCCTTCGCCTTGCCGGCGATCTTCTCGGCGTTGGTACGGAAGCCGCGCTCCGCGTGGTCGAGGGCCTGTTGCGGGAACGGGGCGTCCAGGTCGTACTGGCGGAAGTCGTGCCAGCCGAACGGGCGGCCGAGTCCCGCCAGGGATCGGTCGAAGTCCCGGTCCCTGGTATGGGTCTCGTGCTCGATCTCCCTGGCCTGGTCGTCCGTGTCGCCGACGAATACCGAGGTACCGGGCATGACGACGATGTGCCGCGGATCGCGGCCCTTCTTCGCCGCCCGGGTCTTGATGTCGTTGTAGAACGCCTGGCCCGCCTCGATGGACGAGGCGTTGGTGAAGATGGCCTCGCCGATCGTGGCGCCGAGGTCACGGCCCTGCTCGGAGTCGCCTGCCTGGAAGATGACCGGCTGGCCCTGCGGGGAACGGGAGACGTTCAGCGGGCCGGCGACCTGGAAGTGCTCGCCCTTGTGGTTCAGGGCGTGCTGCCTGGCCGGGTCGAGGAAGGTGCGCGTGGCACGGTCGCGCGGGAACGCGTCCTGCTCGTAGGAGTCCCACAGTCCCTGGGCGACCTGGACGAACTCCAGGCCCCTGGCGTAGCGGGTGTCGTAGTCGTAGTGCTCGTCGCGGGAGAAATTGCCCGCGGCGCCCGCGTCGCCGGTGGTGACCACGTTCCAGCCGGACCGGCCGCCGGAGATGAGCTCCAGGGAGGCGAGGCGGCGGGCGGTGTTGAACGGGTCGTTGTAGGAGGTGGTCACGGTGGCGACCAGACCCAGGTGGCTGGTGCTCACCGCCAGGGCCGACAGCAGCGTCAGCGGTTCAAGGCGGTTGAGGTAGTGCGGCGCCGAGTCCGCGGTGATGAACAGACCGTCGACGAGGAAGATCAGGTCGAACTTGGCCTCCTCGGCCTGGCGGGCCTGCTCGACGTACCAGTTGACGCTGACGCTGGCATCGACCGGAATGTCCTCGTCGAGCCAGAGGTGGGGCTGGCCGGGGCCGCCGGCGCCCATCGTGATCGCGCCCAGCCTGAGCTGCCGCTTCTCGCCCATGCCGCCACTCCCGCGTCTTCTTGTGACTGCTGCTTGCCTGGCCTGTCGTGAGGCGCTCAGCTTAGCGGTTACGCAAATTGGAGTGTGCTCATGGCCGGAGATGCGAACGTGCGTCCCGCCGGCAGTCGTTCAGGCGGTCCGGGGTGGCGGCGAACAGTGGGGAGCCGGGCCGGTCGGCCCCGGCCAGGACGAGGCCGGCACCGAGGTCGAGCGGTAACACAGCCCCATCCTGAAGAGTGTTCAGACGGGCGGCGTCACAATTGGGTGCCGCCACCGTCCACCGCGAGTTCGGCGCCGGTCGTGTAGGTCGCGTCGAAGGCGAAGAAAATGGCAGCGCGCGCGACCTCCTCCGGATTCCCCATACGCCCCATCGGAATCCGGGCGGCGAAATCCGCCGCCATCTCATCCGCCACCTCTACGGGCAGTTTCCTGTACAGAATTCCTGTGTCGATCGGCCCCGGGCTCACCGCGTTGACACGTACGCCACGCGGCAGCAGTTCGCGAGCCCAGGTTCGCGCCATCGACCGGAGGGCCGCTTTGCTCGCCGCGTAGGCACCATGGTCCGGATAACCCAGCACGTTCAGGACCGAGGTGGTCAGCACCACGCCGCTGCCCTCGGCAAGCAGCGGAAGCAGCCGCTGCAAGGTGAAGTAGGGCCCCTTGGTGTTGGCCGCGAAGACGGCGTCGTACGTCTGCTCGGTCGTCGCCTCGAGCGACTCCGAGTCGGCGATGCCCGCATTCAGGAACACCGCGTCCAGTTGACCGAACGCCTCCTC encodes the following:
- a CDS encoding ABC transporter ATP-binding protein, which codes for MSPALTTEKDDRASTATAGSPGPADATGSVSIAHVHKAFGRPGAAQPVLEDINLQVRPGEFVCILGASGCGKSTLLNLIADLDKPTSGAIEVPGGRPALMFQEHALFPWLTAGKNIELALRLRGVPRADRRPRAERLLELVRLSGAYGKRVHELSGGMRQRVALARALAQDSSVLLMDEPFAALDAITRDVLHEELTRIWSETGVSVLFVTHNVREAVRLAERVVLLSSRPGRVVREWTVDIPQPRRIEDAAVADLSVEITEELRGEIRRHGQQ
- a CDS encoding LLM class flavin-dependent oxidoreductase is translated as MGEKRQLRLGAITMGAGGPGQPHLWLDEDIPVDASVSVNWYVEQARQAEEAKFDLIFLVDGLFITADSAPHYLNRLEPLTLLSALAVSTSHLGLVATVTTSYNDPFNTARRLASLELISGGRSGWNVVTTGDAGAAGNFSRDEHYDYDTRYARGLEFVQVAQGLWDSYEQDAFPRDRATRTFLDPARQHALNHKGEHFQVAGPLNVSRSPQGQPVIFQAGDSEQGRDLGATIGEAIFTNASSIEAGQAFYNDIKTRAAKKGRDPRHIVVMPGTSVFVGDTDDQAREIEHETHTRDRDFDRSLAGLGRPFGWHDFRQYDLDAPFPQQALDHAERGFRTNAEKIAGKAKEKGWTLRQTVEFISSPRPTPFAGSPETVANRLQEWFEGRALDGFNYPIGHPDQWRRFREEVVPILQERGIVRTEYEASTLRGNLGLPVPENRYTKAREEESSALGS
- a CDS encoding sirohydrochlorin chelatase — encoded protein: MSAPTLLIIAHGSRDPRHAATVDALRARVRSLRPGLRVEAAFLEFNAPRVPQVLARLAAADATEVIALPLLLTRAFHAKTDIPAVLREATARHPRLAVRQADVLGPSPLLVDALERRLYEAGLRPAHRSSTGVVLASAGSTDPEAIAVIAEIAREWRHTGWCAVRPAFASASLPRTEDAVRALRAEGVPRVAVAPYVIAPGRLPDRIAHGAETAGADLLAPVLGPAPELARLLLTRYDEARTAPPALLTA
- a CDS encoding SDR family oxidoreductase gives rise to the protein MEKYNGKRALITGGSSGIGLSIARLLAAEGAQVMVTGRKEAALEAAREEGLVAVGSDAASMADIDDLAGKVEEAFGQLDAVFLNAGIADSESLEATTEQTYDAVFAANTKGPYFTLQRLLPLLAEGSGVVLTTSVLNVLGYPDHGAYAASKAALRSMARTWARELLPRGVRVNAVSPGPIDTGILYRKLPVEVADEMAADFAARIPMGRMGNPEEVARAAIFFAFDATYTTGAELAVDGGGTQL
- a CDS encoding ABC transporter permease, whose translation is MASSKTTRGTAAEEADGGKQPVEKSTAKSGPGQDLAGLEAGLDALDAVQTKRVSPAEVLVQKVLPPIVAVAFVLALWKVLVVAKVTPDYKLPDPGLVWDSLRQLWLQGELLDIIWTSVSRGLFGFLIALAIATPLGLVVARVKFIRAGLGPILSGLQSLPSVAWVPPAVIWLGLNDQMMYTVILLGAVPSIANGLVAGIDQVPPLFLRAGRTLGARGLVSARHILLPAALPGYVAGLKQGWAFSWRSLMAAEIIAKSPDLGLGLGQYLENQRNNSDMAGVLLGILLILVVGIAIELLIFAPIERRVLRSRGLLASTH